A genomic segment from Nicotiana tabacum cultivar K326 chromosome 9, ASM71507v2, whole genome shotgun sequence encodes:
- the LOC107799148 gene encoding dicer-like protein 4 isoform X1, whose protein sequence is MEGGDFENGTESPPSAATSPITEQLSALSLNGDIDSPVSVQKPEKDPRKIARKYQMDLCKKALEENVVVYLGTGCGKTHIAVLLIYEMGQLIRKPQKSICVFLAPTVALVQQQAKVIEDSIDFKVGTYCGKSKHLKSHEDWEKEMEQYEVLVMTPQILLHNLSHCYIRIEFIALLIFDECHYAQVESDHPYAEIMKIFYKPDVVKLPRIFGMTASPISGKGATVEGLETLLRSKVYSVEDKDELEQFVASPKVNVYYYGPGAACLTKAYSQKLEEIKHQCVMVLHKKAVDHSTLRNTKKMLKRLHGHLIFSLENLGVFGALQASCILLKGDHYERHQMVEADVNASDDSLCDRYLSQVATMFTSGCAKDGMNPDLTLVEVLKEPYFSKKLLRLIGILSNFGVQPDMKCIIFVNRIVTARSLSYMLQHLKVLSSWKCGFLVGVHSGLKSMSRKNTNIILNKFRSGELNLLVATKVGEEGLDIQTCCLVIRFDLPETVASFIQSRGRARMPKSEYAFLVDSDNQRELNLIEHFSRNEARMNDEISSKKSCTTVIDFQENIYKVDMTGATISSASSISLLHHYCSKLPRDEFFCPKPQFFYFDDIDGTICKLVLPSNAPMHQIVSAPQSSIEAAKKDACLRACKSLHELGALTDYLLPDQADEDLIHVFSDSESSDGEDAREELHEMIVPAAFKEPWTETESPVCLNSYYINFSPCPIDRVYKKFGLFLKAPLPQEAERMKLNLNLARGRSVETELIPSGATNFENNEQVQLAEKFQRMFLKIILDRSEFISEFVSLEKQDYVDSASKSYLLLPLNLCGHNKISVDWELVRRCLSSPIFGTSVYAGNSEISKFDEQLQLANGSKSVHDVANSLVYVPCKDTFFFISDVVKESNAYSIYKDSKNHVKHYYDTFGIHLSYPEQPLIKAKQLFCLDNLLRKKGYSELRDKEEHFVELPAEICQLKIIGFSKDIGSSLSLLPSIMHRLESLLVAIELKGCLSASFPEGREVTIDHVLEALTTEKCNEPFSLERLEVLGDAFLKFAVGRHVFLTYDAFDEGQLTRRRSNIVNNSYLYTIAVRNNLQAFIRDQSFDPNHFYAVGRPCPVICDKQTEKNIHGQCGSVTDGAKTEVRCSKCHQWLRKKTIADIVEALVGAFIVDSGFKAAIAFLKWIGIYTDFEESQVKSICAASKVFMPLADEIDIPAIENLLGYPFVHKGLLIQAFIHPSYNNHGGGCYQRLEFLGDAVLDYLITSYLYSVYPKLKPGQLTDLRSVSVNNNTFAVVAVHQSFHSHILCDYSSGLRESITRYVNFIGRPDSMKRLAEEPSCPKALGDLVESCMGAILLDTGFDLNRAWHIMLSFLKPVMSFTRLQLNPKRELHELCQSYGWHLKFLASKKDSKYLVEAKVNGENVSEAASALNINKKAAARMAAQQVHSSLKAQGYRRKSKSLEQVVKTAKKMEAKLIGYDEIPCVLTARCNDVEKNEASESDRDLKAFPISEQLARNCNFKLKPARKLAPEAAVQCNSEQTIMPNGSNSDSKATGGAINGSAKSILHEVCAANCWKPPRFECCKETGPSHLKEFTFRVVVEIEETSRVIESCGAPRAKKKDAAEDAAEGALWFLKHEGYMFDN, encoded by the exons ATGGAAGGCGGCGACTTTGAGAACGGCACTGAGAGTCCACCAAGTGCTGCAACTTCACCGATCACTGAGCAGCTTTCTGCTCTGTCTCTCAATGGCGACATAGATTCTCCTGTTTCAGTTCAGAAACCAGAGAAAGACCCCAGAAAAATTGCTAGAAA GTATCAGATGGATCTTTGTAAAAAAGCATTAGAGGAGAATGTTGTTGTATATCTGGGAACGGGCTGTGGGAAAACTCATATTGCCGTCTTGCTTATCTATGAGATGGGACAGCTGATAAGGAAACCCCAGAAGAGCATTTGCGTGTTTCTTGCTCCCACTGTGGCGTTGGTGCAACAG CAAGCCAAGGTCATAGAAGACTCTATTGACTTCAAAGTTGGGACATACTGCGGGAAATCCAAGCATTTGAAGAGCCACGAAGACTGGGAAAAAGAAATGGAACAGTATGAG GTCCTTGTTATGACCCCTCAAATACTATTACATAATCTTTCCCACTGCTATATCAGGATTGAATTTATTGCTCTTCTGATCTTTGATGAGTGCCACTATGCACAAGTTGAGAGTGATCATCCTTATGCTGAGATTATGAAG aTATTTTACAAACCTGATGTAGTAAAACTGCCCCGTATATTTGGCATGACTGCATCTCCAATATCAGGAAAAG GTGCTACTGTTGAAGGCCTTGAGACCTTACTTCGCTCTAAG GTGTATTCTGTTGAAGACAAGGATGAACTGGAACAGTTTGTTGCATCACCTAAGGTGAATGTATACTACTATGGTCCTGGCGCCGCGTGTCTTACTAAAGCTTACTCTCAGAAGCTTGAAGAGATAAAACACCAG TGTGTGATGGTGCTTCACAAGAAAGCAGTTGATCATAGCACACTCAGGAACACAAAAAAGATGCTCAAGAGATTGCATGGACATCTAATTTTTTCTCTGGAAAACCTAGGTGTCTTTGGGGCATTACAG GCTAGTTGCATCCTCTTAAAGGGGGATCACTATGAGCGCCATCAAATGGTGGAAGCTGATGTTAATGCTAGTGATGACTCTTTGTGTGACAGATATCTGAGTCAGGTCGCCACAATGTTTACTTCTGGTTGTGCTAAAG ATGGTATGAATCCTGATTTGACACTTGTGGAAGTTCTGAAGGAGCCTTATTTCTCCAAAAAGCTTTTACGTCTAATTGGAATCCTTTCCAACTTCGG ggtacaaccagatatgaagTGCATAATTTTCGTCAATAGGATCGTGACTGCGAGATCTCTTTCTTATATGCTTCAGCATCTGAAAGTTTTATCTTCTTGGAAATGCGGGTTTCTTGTAGGAGTGCACTCAGGATTGAAGAGTATGTCACGAAAAAATACAAATATCATTCTCAATAAGTTCCGTTCTGGTGAG CTCAACTTATTGGTTGCCACCAAAGTTGGCGAGGAAGGACTTGATATCCAGACATGCTGCCTTGTTATACGATTTGATCTTCCTGAAACTGTTGCCAGTTTTATACAGTCTAGAGGGCGTGCCCGCATGCCAAAGTCTGAATATGCATTTTTGGTTGATAG TGATAACCAAAGGGAGCTTAATTTGATTGAGCATTTTTCAAGAAATGAAGCTCGGATGAATGATGAGATTTCTTCCAAGAAATCTTGCACGACAGttatagattttcaagaaaatatatACAAAGTAGATATGACTGGTGCAACCATCAGTTCTGCATCAAGCATTTCGTTGCTTCACCATTATTGTTCCAAGCTTCCACGTGACGA GTTTTTCTGCCCCAAGCCGCAGTTCTTCTACTTTGATGACATAGATGGAACTATTTGCAAATTAGTTTTGCCTTCAAACGCTCCAATGCATCAAATTGTGAGTGCTCCTCAATCTTCTATAGAAGCAGCTAAGAAAGATGCCTGTTTAAGAGCCTGCAAGAGCTTGCATGAACTTGGAGCACTCACTGATTATCTTTTGCCGGATCAAGCAGATGAAGACCTGATTCACGTTTTTTCTGACTCAGAAAGCTCAGATG GCGAAGACGCACGAGAAGAGCTCCATGAGATGATTGTTCCCGCTGCCTTTAAAGAACCATGGACTGAGACAGAGAGTCCTGTTTGCCTTAACTCGTACTACATCAACTTTTCACCTTGTCCAATTGATAGGGTTTATAAAAAGTTTGGCCTATTTTTGAAAGCACCTCTTCCCCAAGAGGCTGAGAGAATGAAACTTAATCTCAACTTGGCTCGAGGTAGATCTGTAGAGACAGAGCTTATTCCATCAGGAGCTACTAATTTTGAGAACAATGAG CAGGTACAACTAGCAGAGAAGTTCCAGAGAATGTTCCTCAAGATCATTCTTGACCGCTCTGAGTTCATTTCAGAATTCGTATCTTTGGAAAAACAAGATTATGTTGACTCAGCTTCAAAATCTTACCTACTTCTTCCACTCAATTTATGTGGACACAATAAAATTTCCGTGGACTGGGAGCTTGTCAGAAGATGCTTGTCATCACCAATTTTTGGGACTTCAGTATATGCAGGCAATAGTGAGATATCCAAATTTGATGAGCAGTTGCAACTTGCCAATGGTTCCAAAAGCGTACATGATGTTGCCAATAGTTTGGTATATGTTCCATGCAAGGATACATTTTTCTTCATATCTGATGTTGTCAAAGAAAGCAATGCATACAGCATATATAAAGATTCAAAAAACCATGTCAAACACTATTATGATAC TTTTGGTATCCATCTTTCGTACCCTGAGCAACCACTAATAAAAGCAAAacaactcttctgtttggacaaCTTGCTACGAAAGAAAGGCTATTCAG AGTTGCGTGATAAAGAGGAGCACTTTGTTGAACTACCTGCTGAAATTTGCCAGCTCAAGATAATTGGGTTTTCCAAAGATATTGGGAGCTCATTATCACTGTTGCCATCGATCATGCATCGTCTTGAAAGCCTACTTGTCGCTATTGAACTAAAGGGCTGCCTATCTGCTTCTTTCCCTGAGGGAAGGGAAGTAACAATAGATCAT GTTCTTGAAGCACTTACTACAGAGAAATGCAATGAACCTTTTTCTCTTGAAAGGCTTGAAGTGCTTGGTGATGCATTTCTCAAGTTTGCAGTTGGGAGGCATGTCTTTCTTACATACGATGCCTTTGACGAAGGACAGTTAACTAGAAGGCGCTCAAACATTGTGAACAATTCCTATCTGTACACGATAGCAGTCAGAAACAATTTACAG GCATTTATTCGTGATCAATCATTTGATCCCAACCACTTCTATGCAGTAGGCCGTCCGTGCCCTGTAATCTGTGACAAACAAACAGAAAAAAACATACACGGTCAATGTGGTAGTGTAACAGATGGTGCAAAGACTGAAGTTAGGTGTAGCAAATGTCATCAGTGGTTGCGTAAGAAAACAATTGCTGATATAGTTGAAGCCCTTGTTGGCGCTTTTATAGTTGACAGTGGCTTCAAAGCAGCAATTGCATTTCTTAAATGGATTGGTATCTATACAGATTTCGAAGAATCACAAGTAAAGAGTATTTGCGCTGCAAGCAAAGTCTTTATGCCACTTGCTGATGAAATTGATATTCCGGCCATTGAAAATTTATTAGGTTATCCATTCGTCCATAAGGGTTTGCTCATTCAGGCCTTCATCCATCCATCTTATAACAACCACGGAGGAGGTTGCTATCAG AGACTGGAGTTTCTTGGAGATGCTGTCCTCGATTATTTGATCACATCCTATCTATACTCTGTGTACCCAAAACTGAAGCCTGGCCAGTTGACTGATCTGAGATCAGTTTCTGTAAACAACAACACCTTCGCAGTTGTTGCAGTACATCAAAGCTTCCACAGCCATATACTCTGTGATTATAGTAGTGGCCTCCGTGAGTCAATTACTAGATATGTCAATTTCATTGGAAGACCAGATTCTATGAAAAGGTTGGCTGAAGAGCCATCTTGTCCAAAG GCCCTTGGCGACCTGGTGGAGTCTTGTATGGGTGCAATCCTGCTTGACACAGGGTTTGACTTGAACCGTGCTTGGCATATAATGCTCTCCTTCTTAAAGCCCGTCATGAGCTTTACCAGGTTGCAGCTTAATCCAAAAAGAGAACTCCATGAACTTTGCCAGTCTTATGGCTGGCATCTAAAGTTCCTGGCTTCAAAAAAAGATAGCAAATATCTAGTTGAGGCCAAGGTGAATGGGGAGAATGTTTCTGAAGCGGCTTCTGCTCTCAATATCAATAAAAAAGCTGCCGCAAGAATGGCTGCCCAGCAAGTACATTCAAGCTTGAAG GCTCAAGGCTATAGGCGCAAGTCTAAATCACTGGAGCAAGTGGTAAAAACAGCTAAAAAGATGGAAGCTAAACTGATAGGATATGATGAAATACCCTGTGTTCTTACTGCTAGGTGCAATGACGTGGAGAAGAACGAAGCATCTGAAAGTGATCGTGACTTGAAAGCATTTCCTATTAGTGAGCAACTTGCAAGAAATTGCAATTTCAAGTTAAAGCCTGCGAGAAAGTTGGCCCCAGAGGCAGCTGTACAATGCAATTCTGAGCAGACCATCATGCCTAATGGCTCTAATTCAGATTCAAAAGCTACAG GTGGTGCAATAAATGGATCGGCAAAGTCAATTTTGCATGAAGTTTGTGCTGCCAACTGCTGGAAACCTCCTAGATTTGAATGTTGCAAGGAGACAGGGCCAAGCCACTTGAAAGA
- the LOC107799148 gene encoding dicer-like protein 4 isoform X4, translating into MRIEFIALLIFDECHYAQVESDHPYAEIMKIFYKPDVVKLPRIFGMTASPISGKGATVEGLETLLRSKVYSVEDKDELEQFVASPKVNVYYYGPGAACLTKAYSQKLEEIKHQCVMVLHKKAVDHSTLRNTKKMLKRLHGHLIFSLENLGVFGALQASCILLKGDHYERHQMVEADVNASDDSLCDRYLSQVATMFTSGCAKDGMNPDLTLVEVLKEPYFSKKLLRLIGILSNFGVQPDMKCIIFVNRIVTARSLSYMLQHLKVLSSWKCGFLVGVHSGLKSMSRKNTNIILNKFRSGELNLLVATKVGEEGLDIQTCCLVIRFDLPETVASFIQSRGRARMPKSEYAFLVDSDNQRELNLIEHFSRNEARMNDEISSKKSCTTVIDFQENIYKVDMTGATISSASSISLLHHYCSKLPRDEFFCPKPQFFYFDDIDGTICKLVLPSNAPMHQIVSAPQSSIEAAKKDACLRACKSLHELGALTDYLLPDQADEDLIHVFSDSESSDGEDAREELHEMIVPAAFKEPWTETESPVCLNSYYINFSPCPIDRVYKKFGLFLKAPLPQEAERMKLNLNLARGRSVETELIPSGATNFENNEQVQLAEKFQRMFLKIILDRSEFISEFVSLEKQDYVDSASKSYLLLPLNLCGHNKISVDWELVRRCLSSPIFGTSVYAGNSEISKFDEQLQLANGSKSVHDVANSLVYVPCKDTFFFISDVVKESNAYSIYKDSKNHVKHYYDTFGIHLSYPEQPLIKAKQLFCLDNLLRKKGYSELRDKEEHFVELPAEICQLKIIGFSKDIGSSLSLLPSIMHRLESLLVAIELKGCLSASFPEGREVTIDHVLEALTTEKCNEPFSLERLEVLGDAFLKFAVGRHVFLTYDAFDEGQLTRRRSNIVNNSYLYTIAVRNNLQAFIRDQSFDPNHFYAVGRPCPVICDKQTEKNIHGQCGSVTDGAKTEVRCSKCHQWLRKKTIADIVEALVGAFIVDSGFKAAIAFLKWIGIYTDFEESQVKSICAASKVFMPLADEIDIPAIENLLGYPFVHKGLLIQAFIHPSYNNHGGGCYQRLEFLGDAVLDYLITSYLYSVYPKLKPGQLTDLRSVSVNNNTFAVVAVHQSFHSHILCDYSSGLRESITRYVNFIGRPDSMKRLAEEPSCPKALGDLVESCMGAILLDTGFDLNRAWHIMLSFLKPVMSFTRLQLNPKRELHELCQSYGWHLKFLASKKDSKYLVEAKVNGENVSEAASALNINKKAAARMAAQQVHSSLKAQGYRRKSKSLEQVVKTAKKMEAKLIGYDEIPCVLTARCNDVEKNEASESDRDLKAFPISEQLARNCNFKLKPARKLAPEAAVQCNSEQTIMPNGSNSDSKATGGAINGSAKSILHEVCAANCWKPPRFECCKETGPSHLKEFTFRVVVEIEETSRVIESCGAPRAKKKDAAEDAAEGALWFLKHEGYMFDN; encoded by the exons ATGAG GATTGAATTTATTGCTCTTCTGATCTTTGATGAGTGCCACTATGCACAAGTTGAGAGTGATCATCCTTATGCTGAGATTATGAAG aTATTTTACAAACCTGATGTAGTAAAACTGCCCCGTATATTTGGCATGACTGCATCTCCAATATCAGGAAAAG GTGCTACTGTTGAAGGCCTTGAGACCTTACTTCGCTCTAAG GTGTATTCTGTTGAAGACAAGGATGAACTGGAACAGTTTGTTGCATCACCTAAGGTGAATGTATACTACTATGGTCCTGGCGCCGCGTGTCTTACTAAAGCTTACTCTCAGAAGCTTGAAGAGATAAAACACCAG TGTGTGATGGTGCTTCACAAGAAAGCAGTTGATCATAGCACACTCAGGAACACAAAAAAGATGCTCAAGAGATTGCATGGACATCTAATTTTTTCTCTGGAAAACCTAGGTGTCTTTGGGGCATTACAG GCTAGTTGCATCCTCTTAAAGGGGGATCACTATGAGCGCCATCAAATGGTGGAAGCTGATGTTAATGCTAGTGATGACTCTTTGTGTGACAGATATCTGAGTCAGGTCGCCACAATGTTTACTTCTGGTTGTGCTAAAG ATGGTATGAATCCTGATTTGACACTTGTGGAAGTTCTGAAGGAGCCTTATTTCTCCAAAAAGCTTTTACGTCTAATTGGAATCCTTTCCAACTTCGG ggtacaaccagatatgaagTGCATAATTTTCGTCAATAGGATCGTGACTGCGAGATCTCTTTCTTATATGCTTCAGCATCTGAAAGTTTTATCTTCTTGGAAATGCGGGTTTCTTGTAGGAGTGCACTCAGGATTGAAGAGTATGTCACGAAAAAATACAAATATCATTCTCAATAAGTTCCGTTCTGGTGAG CTCAACTTATTGGTTGCCACCAAAGTTGGCGAGGAAGGACTTGATATCCAGACATGCTGCCTTGTTATACGATTTGATCTTCCTGAAACTGTTGCCAGTTTTATACAGTCTAGAGGGCGTGCCCGCATGCCAAAGTCTGAATATGCATTTTTGGTTGATAG TGATAACCAAAGGGAGCTTAATTTGATTGAGCATTTTTCAAGAAATGAAGCTCGGATGAATGATGAGATTTCTTCCAAGAAATCTTGCACGACAGttatagattttcaagaaaatatatACAAAGTAGATATGACTGGTGCAACCATCAGTTCTGCATCAAGCATTTCGTTGCTTCACCATTATTGTTCCAAGCTTCCACGTGACGA GTTTTTCTGCCCCAAGCCGCAGTTCTTCTACTTTGATGACATAGATGGAACTATTTGCAAATTAGTTTTGCCTTCAAACGCTCCAATGCATCAAATTGTGAGTGCTCCTCAATCTTCTATAGAAGCAGCTAAGAAAGATGCCTGTTTAAGAGCCTGCAAGAGCTTGCATGAACTTGGAGCACTCACTGATTATCTTTTGCCGGATCAAGCAGATGAAGACCTGATTCACGTTTTTTCTGACTCAGAAAGCTCAGATG GCGAAGACGCACGAGAAGAGCTCCATGAGATGATTGTTCCCGCTGCCTTTAAAGAACCATGGACTGAGACAGAGAGTCCTGTTTGCCTTAACTCGTACTACATCAACTTTTCACCTTGTCCAATTGATAGGGTTTATAAAAAGTTTGGCCTATTTTTGAAAGCACCTCTTCCCCAAGAGGCTGAGAGAATGAAACTTAATCTCAACTTGGCTCGAGGTAGATCTGTAGAGACAGAGCTTATTCCATCAGGAGCTACTAATTTTGAGAACAATGAG CAGGTACAACTAGCAGAGAAGTTCCAGAGAATGTTCCTCAAGATCATTCTTGACCGCTCTGAGTTCATTTCAGAATTCGTATCTTTGGAAAAACAAGATTATGTTGACTCAGCTTCAAAATCTTACCTACTTCTTCCACTCAATTTATGTGGACACAATAAAATTTCCGTGGACTGGGAGCTTGTCAGAAGATGCTTGTCATCACCAATTTTTGGGACTTCAGTATATGCAGGCAATAGTGAGATATCCAAATTTGATGAGCAGTTGCAACTTGCCAATGGTTCCAAAAGCGTACATGATGTTGCCAATAGTTTGGTATATGTTCCATGCAAGGATACATTTTTCTTCATATCTGATGTTGTCAAAGAAAGCAATGCATACAGCATATATAAAGATTCAAAAAACCATGTCAAACACTATTATGATAC TTTTGGTATCCATCTTTCGTACCCTGAGCAACCACTAATAAAAGCAAAacaactcttctgtttggacaaCTTGCTACGAAAGAAAGGCTATTCAG AGTTGCGTGATAAAGAGGAGCACTTTGTTGAACTACCTGCTGAAATTTGCCAGCTCAAGATAATTGGGTTTTCCAAAGATATTGGGAGCTCATTATCACTGTTGCCATCGATCATGCATCGTCTTGAAAGCCTACTTGTCGCTATTGAACTAAAGGGCTGCCTATCTGCTTCTTTCCCTGAGGGAAGGGAAGTAACAATAGATCAT GTTCTTGAAGCACTTACTACAGAGAAATGCAATGAACCTTTTTCTCTTGAAAGGCTTGAAGTGCTTGGTGATGCATTTCTCAAGTTTGCAGTTGGGAGGCATGTCTTTCTTACATACGATGCCTTTGACGAAGGACAGTTAACTAGAAGGCGCTCAAACATTGTGAACAATTCCTATCTGTACACGATAGCAGTCAGAAACAATTTACAG GCATTTATTCGTGATCAATCATTTGATCCCAACCACTTCTATGCAGTAGGCCGTCCGTGCCCTGTAATCTGTGACAAACAAACAGAAAAAAACATACACGGTCAATGTGGTAGTGTAACAGATGGTGCAAAGACTGAAGTTAGGTGTAGCAAATGTCATCAGTGGTTGCGTAAGAAAACAATTGCTGATATAGTTGAAGCCCTTGTTGGCGCTTTTATAGTTGACAGTGGCTTCAAAGCAGCAATTGCATTTCTTAAATGGATTGGTATCTATACAGATTTCGAAGAATCACAAGTAAAGAGTATTTGCGCTGCAAGCAAAGTCTTTATGCCACTTGCTGATGAAATTGATATTCCGGCCATTGAAAATTTATTAGGTTATCCATTCGTCCATAAGGGTTTGCTCATTCAGGCCTTCATCCATCCATCTTATAACAACCACGGAGGAGGTTGCTATCAG AGACTGGAGTTTCTTGGAGATGCTGTCCTCGATTATTTGATCACATCCTATCTATACTCTGTGTACCCAAAACTGAAGCCTGGCCAGTTGACTGATCTGAGATCAGTTTCTGTAAACAACAACACCTTCGCAGTTGTTGCAGTACATCAAAGCTTCCACAGCCATATACTCTGTGATTATAGTAGTGGCCTCCGTGAGTCAATTACTAGATATGTCAATTTCATTGGAAGACCAGATTCTATGAAAAGGTTGGCTGAAGAGCCATCTTGTCCAAAG GCCCTTGGCGACCTGGTGGAGTCTTGTATGGGTGCAATCCTGCTTGACACAGGGTTTGACTTGAACCGTGCTTGGCATATAATGCTCTCCTTCTTAAAGCCCGTCATGAGCTTTACCAGGTTGCAGCTTAATCCAAAAAGAGAACTCCATGAACTTTGCCAGTCTTATGGCTGGCATCTAAAGTTCCTGGCTTCAAAAAAAGATAGCAAATATCTAGTTGAGGCCAAGGTGAATGGGGAGAATGTTTCTGAAGCGGCTTCTGCTCTCAATATCAATAAAAAAGCTGCCGCAAGAATGGCTGCCCAGCAAGTACATTCAAGCTTGAAG GCTCAAGGCTATAGGCGCAAGTCTAAATCACTGGAGCAAGTGGTAAAAACAGCTAAAAAGATGGAAGCTAAACTGATAGGATATGATGAAATACCCTGTGTTCTTACTGCTAGGTGCAATGACGTGGAGAAGAACGAAGCATCTGAAAGTGATCGTGACTTGAAAGCATTTCCTATTAGTGAGCAACTTGCAAGAAATTGCAATTTCAAGTTAAAGCCTGCGAGAAAGTTGGCCCCAGAGGCAGCTGTACAATGCAATTCTGAGCAGACCATCATGCCTAATGGCTCTAATTCAGATTCAAAAGCTACAG GTGGTGCAATAAATGGATCGGCAAAGTCAATTTTGCATGAAGTTTGTGCTGCCAACTGCTGGAAACCTCCTAGATTTGAATGTTGCAAGGAGACAGGGCCAAGCCACTTGAAAGA